The Gillisia sp. Hel_I_86 genome has a segment encoding these proteins:
- a CDS encoding SusF/SusE family outer membrane protein — protein MKKLLILLFAFVSLLGLNSCSSDDDVVFIAQPDVEGINFINSFNDTYVLTPATSSNIAERFVWNTVDFDVPTNITYELQASTSADFSSFDVIASTGDNNLAVKVSQLITLANDAGLDNDAETEAPNTGQVYFRVKAFAGNDGGNALNTTSEVKSITVVMPEAAVEGEPAKRELYMVGDATAAGWSNDNNNTPLFRDPANENIYYFTGRFKGGADVEGFKLLENKGAWQPQWGLDGESFTSSDLLGEDPTAFPVAADAYYSFMVNLDDMTYTWAEYDASAEATYGSIGIIGDATSGGWDEDTDMTQSEFDAHIWYIQDVELGNGEMKFRVDNDWAVSWGTGSAISGQALDGANIPVSAGTYTIWFNDITKRYIFIPTATE, from the coding sequence ATGAAAAAATTATTAATATTATTGTTTGCGTTTGTTTCACTTTTAGGATTGAATTCCTGTTCTAGTGATGATGATGTAGTTTTTATTGCCCAGCCAGACGTTGAAGGTATAAATTTCATTAATTCTTTTAATGATACTTATGTATTAACTCCAGCGACTTCCAGCAATATTGCAGAAAGATTTGTTTGGAATACTGTAGATTTTGATGTTCCAACCAATATAACGTATGAGCTTCAAGCATCAACAAGTGCAGATTTCTCAAGCTTCGATGTTATTGCAAGTACAGGTGACAATAATTTAGCAGTAAAAGTAAGTCAGTTAATCACACTTGCTAATGATGCAGGTTTGGATAACGACGCTGAAACTGAAGCACCTAACACAGGGCAAGTTTATTTTAGAGTAAAAGCTTTTGCAGGTAATGATGGAGGGAATGCTTTGAACACAACTTCTGAAGTTAAATCTATTACGGTGGTTATGCCTGAAGCAGCTGTAGAAGGAGAACCTGCCAAACGCGAGCTGTATATGGTAGGTGATGCAACCGCTGCTGGATGGAGCAACGATAATAACAACACTCCATTATTTAGGGATCCAGCAAATGAAAACATATACTATTTCACTGGAAGGTTCAAAGGTGGAGCAGATGTAGAAGGTTTTAAATTACTTGAAAACAAGGGTGCTTGGCAACCACAATGGGGCCTTGATGGGGAATCTTTTACAAGTAGTGACCTGTTGGGTGAAGATCCTACTGCTTTCCCGGTAGCGGCCGACGCATATTATAGCTTTATGGTAAACTTGGATGACATGACCTACACCTGGGCAGAATATGATGCCAGCGCAGAGGCCACTTATGGTTCTATTGGTATTATTGGTGACGCTACTTCTGGGGGGTGGGATGAGGATACTGACATGACTCAATCTGAATTTGATGCTCACATTTGGTACATTCAAGATGTTGAACTGGGGAATGGTGAAATGAAATTTAGGGTAGATAATGATTGGGCTGTTAGCTGGGGAACAGGCAGTGCCATTAGTGGTCAAGCTTTAGATGGTGCGAACATTCCGGTAAGTGCAGGAACATATACCATTTGGTTTAACGATATTACCAAGAGGTATATCTTTATTCCTACTGCAACAGAATAA
- a CDS encoding RagB/SusD family nutrient uptake outer membrane protein, translating into MSTILLWSCQDDLELKPEDNRETSATVFDNPDSYREFTAKLYAGFSLSGQQGPAGNADLAGLDEGFSNYMRLFFKLQELTTDEAVIGWNDGTIKDLHSQTWTSGNEFIRTMYSRLLYQIALTNEFLRQTTDAKLDARGVTGDLKSEIAEYRAEARFLRALSYYHAMDLFGNPPFVTEEDPIGAFLPPQIQRADLFSYIEGELLAIESTIVPARQNEYGRADQAAVWMLLSKLYLNSEVYTGQGRYTDVIAYTTKVIQAGYSIPDVPYQYLFLADNDTNGAQEEVIFPITFDGLNTQAYGGMTFIIHASIGGSMDPANFGVSSGWAGLRTTPQFVNLFPNGAESEDKRAIFYTEGQNKEINNISVFTDGFAVAKYKNVDINGNQGSDSTGEFPDTDFPMFRLADAYLMYAEAVLRGGGGSTGEAVTYINELKERAYGDSSGNIAASDLTLDFIINERGRELYWEAQRRTDLIRFNQFTENGIWAFKGGVPQGTTTSSFRNIMPIPASDLGVNTNLKQNPGY; encoded by the coding sequence ATGAGCACAATATTATTGTGGTCTTGCCAGGACGACTTAGAACTAAAACCTGAGGATAACAGAGAAACCTCTGCCACGGTTTTTGATAATCCCGATTCTTACAGGGAATTTACCGCTAAATTATATGCGGGATTTTCTTTGAGTGGACAACAAGGACCTGCAGGAAATGCAGATTTAGCAGGATTGGATGAAGGATTCTCAAACTATATGAGACTTTTCTTTAAACTTCAAGAACTTACTACAGATGAAGCTGTAATTGGGTGGAATGATGGAACTATTAAAGATCTTCATTCTCAAACATGGACTTCAGGAAATGAGTTTATTAGAACCATGTACAGCAGGTTGTTATACCAAATAGCATTGACAAATGAATTTTTACGTCAAACTACAGATGCTAAATTAGATGCGCGTGGAGTAACGGGAGATTTAAAATCTGAAATTGCAGAATATAGAGCTGAAGCAAGATTTTTAAGAGCTTTAAGCTATTATCACGCAATGGATCTTTTCGGGAATCCACCGTTTGTAACAGAAGAAGATCCTATTGGAGCTTTCTTACCACCACAAATTCAAAGAGCAGATCTTTTTAGCTATATAGAAGGAGAATTATTAGCTATTGAAAGCACTATTGTACCTGCAAGACAAAATGAATATGGTAGAGCAGATCAAGCTGCAGTTTGGATGTTGCTTTCTAAATTGTATTTGAATTCTGAAGTGTATACAGGACAAGGTCGATATACAGATGTTATCGCCTATACCACAAAAGTTATCCAGGCTGGATATTCTATTCCAGATGTGCCTTATCAGTATTTATTTTTAGCAGATAACGATACAAATGGCGCACAAGAAGAGGTGATTTTCCCAATCACTTTTGATGGTTTAAACACCCAAGCCTATGGTGGAATGACTTTTATAATACATGCTTCGATTGGAGGTTCTATGGATCCTGCTAATTTTGGGGTAAGTAGCGGATGGGCTGGATTAAGAACAACTCCACAGTTTGTAAACCTTTTCCCTAATGGAGCAGAATCTGAAGATAAAAGAGCCATTTTTTATACAGAAGGTCAGAATAAAGAAATCAATAATATCTCTGTATTTACTGATGGATTTGCTGTTGCAAAATATAAGAATGTAGATATAAATGGAAACCAAGGAAGTGATTCTACAGGAGAATTTCCAGACACCGATTTCCCAATGTTTAGACTTGCAGATGCTTACTTAATGTATGCAGAAGCAGTACTTAGAGGCGGTGGCGGAAGCACTGGCGAGGCTGTAACTTATATTAATGAGTTAAAGGAAAGAGCTTATGGAGATTCTAGTGGAAACATCGCTGCTTCAGATCTTACTTTAGATTTTATAATAAATGAAAGGGGTAGGGAATTATACTGGGAAGCTCAAAGAAGAACAGATCTTATAAGATTCAACCAGTTTACAGAAAATGGAATATGGGCATTTAAAGGTGGTGTTCCACAAGGAACTACAACTTCTTCATTTAGAAATATTATGCCGATACCAGCTTCAGATCTAGGTGTAAACACCAATTTAAAACAAAATCCAGGATACTAA
- a CDS encoding glutamate synthase subunit beta, with protein MGKPTGFLEYERKVEAYAPAQERVKAFKEFTIPLEEKELKNQGARCMDCGVPFCHSGCPLGNLIPDFNDAVYKGKWERAAKILHSTNNFPEFTGRLCPAPCEEACVLNINEDPVTIENIEKNIAEQAFENGWVQAQIPESRTGKKVAVIGSGPAGLAAAQQLNRAGHYVTVYERDEKAGGLLRYGIPDFKLEKSIIDRRLEVLEEEGIKFITKAHVGKNIAVEKIKLEYDALVLCGGATVSRPLPIKGAHLKGIYQAMDFLPQNNRRVDNLPFSGEEISAKNKKVVVIGGGDTGSDCIGTSFRQGALSVANFEIMGKASLERPKNQPWPYWPMRLRTTSSHKEGAERQWSISTKEFLGDKDGNLTGLITTQVEWTHKLGERPQLSEVLGTEQKWDCDLALLALGFTGSETTLAEQLGLKMDARSNVKASLDNYMSNVPGIFVAGDMRKGQSLIVWAISEGREAAYHVDKYLMGVSNLPLKGDGDLPRV; from the coding sequence ATGGGAAAGCCAACCGGATTTTTGGAATATGAAAGAAAGGTAGAAGCCTATGCTCCTGCCCAGGAGCGAGTAAAAGCATTCAAGGAGTTTACCATTCCTCTTGAAGAAAAGGAACTAAAAAATCAGGGTGCACGCTGTATGGATTGCGGGGTTCCATTTTGCCATAGCGGCTGTCCTTTAGGTAACTTGATTCCCGATTTTAATGATGCTGTTTACAAAGGTAAATGGGAGAGAGCGGCTAAAATATTACATAGCACTAATAATTTCCCTGAGTTTACAGGTAGATTGTGCCCTGCACCTTGTGAAGAGGCTTGTGTATTAAACATCAATGAGGATCCTGTAACTATAGAAAATATCGAAAAAAATATAGCAGAGCAGGCTTTTGAGAATGGATGGGTTCAAGCACAAATCCCGGAGAGTAGGACAGGTAAAAAAGTGGCTGTAATAGGATCTGGTCCTGCAGGTCTTGCCGCAGCACAACAACTAAACAGAGCGGGACATTATGTTACCGTTTATGAAAGAGATGAAAAAGCAGGAGGCCTTTTAAGATATGGCATCCCGGATTTTAAATTGGAAAAATCCATAATAGATCGACGCTTGGAAGTCCTGGAAGAAGAAGGGATAAAATTTATAACCAAAGCGCATGTAGGGAAAAATATTGCAGTAGAGAAAATTAAATTGGAGTACGATGCACTAGTGCTTTGCGGCGGTGCAACGGTGAGTCGGCCATTGCCAATTAAAGGAGCTCATTTAAAGGGAATATATCAGGCGATGGATTTCTTGCCACAAAACAATAGGAGAGTAGATAATTTGCCATTTTCGGGAGAGGAAATTTCAGCAAAAAATAAGAAAGTAGTGGTAATTGGCGGTGGAGATACTGGAAGTGATTGTATAGGAACTTCTTTTAGGCAAGGAGCGCTTAGTGTTGCCAACTTTGAGATTATGGGTAAGGCTAGCTTGGAAAGGCCTAAAAATCAGCCTTGGCCCTATTGGCCTATGAGGCTTCGAACTACTTCCTCCCATAAAGAAGGAGCAGAAAGGCAATGGAGCATTTCCACAAAAGAGTTTTTGGGAGATAAGGATGGGAATTTAACTGGTTTGATCACTACACAGGTAGAATGGACGCATAAGCTGGGGGAACGTCCGCAGCTATCGGAAGTTCTTGGAACCGAACAAAAATGGGACTGCGATCTGGCATTGCTGGCATTGGGTTTTACCGGGAGTGAAACCACTTTGGCAGAACAATTGGGTTTAAAAATGGATGCTAGATCCAATGTAAAAGCATCCCTAGATAATTATATGAGCAATGTTCCCGGAATTTTTGTGGCAGGCGATATGAGAAAAGGTCAATCCCTTATAGTGTGGGCAATTTCAGAAGGGCGGGAGGCTGCGTATCATGTAGATAAATATTTAATGGGAGTTTCAAACTTACCGCTTAAAGGAGATGGGGATTTGCCGAGGGTGTAA
- a CDS encoding alpha-amylase: MKTRKLIYGSMFAALLSLSACSSDNDPVDPIDDVTGGGENPTPVTPKALDLSNYDNGSGVMMQTFYWDVEPRFEWWINLSDKVVGWADAGIDRLWLPVATKGQSGGYSMGYDPSDYFDFGEYNQHGTVATRFGTREELESLISKAHDNNLEVIADIVINHNSGGGEEYNPYRDKNTYTLFNEENGNASGMFNRNFEDFYPNGVSDFDEGSLFYPEQNLDHNRERVQEWLWKNDNSVAKYYKNVMGFDGWRFDYVQGYEPWVIKEWMNAVGGFAVGENWDGNGANLAAWVEASGIPAFDFAAFYKMEEAFDRNDDLTYLEKDMLRKSNPEMAVTFVANHDTEKDSNEDNRIAKENKLKAYAYILTHDGYPTIFYSDYEDPAFQEQLKQLIAIHNSIATGEVEMLYVDKDEYIMKRNGTGNNPGLILYINTSGNNKRRETVTHWTSKKLMDYSRNSSFSPTTGADGLVSLEAPANSYSIYSIME; this comes from the coding sequence ATGAAAACAAGAAAATTAATATACGGAAGCATGTTTGCTGCACTGCTCTCTTTAAGCGCGTGTTCAAGTGACAATGATCCTGTAGATCCCATAGACGATGTTACCGGGGGCGGTGAAAACCCTACGCCGGTTACTCCCAAAGCATTGGATCTATCCAATTATGATAACGGCTCCGGGGTAATGATGCAAACTTTTTACTGGGATGTGGAACCCCGCTTTGAGTGGTGGATCAACCTCTCTGATAAAGTTGTAGGATGGGCAGATGCCGGTATAGATCGCCTTTGGTTGCCTGTAGCCACCAAAGGACAATCTGGCGGGTATTCGATGGGATATGATCCTTCAGATTATTTTGACTTTGGCGAATATAACCAACACGGTACCGTTGCAACCCGCTTCGGAACCAGGGAAGAATTAGAAAGCCTTATCTCAAAAGCCCATGATAACAACCTGGAAGTGATTGCCGATATTGTAATCAATCATAATTCAGGAGGTGGTGAAGAATACAATCCCTACCGGGATAAAAACACTTATACCCTTTTCAATGAAGAGAATGGGAATGCTTCTGGAATGTTTAACCGTAATTTTGAAGATTTTTATCCAAACGGCGTAAGCGATTTTGATGAGGGAAGTTTGTTCTATCCGGAACAGAACCTGGATCATAACCGGGAGCGCGTTCAGGAGTGGCTATGGAAAAATGATAATTCCGTAGCTAAATACTACAAAAATGTGATGGGCTTTGACGGCTGGCGCTTTGACTATGTACAAGGCTACGAACCTTGGGTGATCAAAGAATGGATGAACGCTGTAGGTGGATTTGCTGTTGGCGAAAACTGGGATGGCAATGGGGCAAACCTAGCGGCATGGGTAGAAGCCTCAGGTATTCCTGCCTTCGATTTTGCCGCCTTCTACAAAATGGAAGAAGCTTTTGACCGCAATGATGATCTTACTTACCTGGAAAAAGATATGCTTAGAAAATCCAATCCTGAAATGGCGGTTACTTTTGTGGCAAATCATGATACCGAGAAAGATTCCAATGAAGATAATCGCATTGCCAAAGAAAACAAATTAAAAGCCTATGCTTACATTCTCACCCACGATGGGTATCCGACGATTTTTTATTCAGATTATGAAGATCCTGCATTTCAGGAGCAGTTAAAGCAATTAATTGCCATTCATAACAGCATAGCTACTGGCGAAGTGGAGATGTTATATGTAGATAAAGATGAATATATTATGAAAAGAAACGGGACTGGGAATAATCCTGGATTGATTCTTTATATAAATACAAGCGGGAATAACAAGCGAAGAGAAACAGTAACTCATTGGACTTCCAAAAAGTTAATGGATTATAGTAGGAATTCCTCCTTTTCTCCAACTACGGGAGCAGATGGGTTGGTAAGCCTCGAGGCTCCGGCAAATTCTTACAGTATATACTCGATCATGGAATAA